CTTTGGTTGGGTGCGGCCGATGATGTGATAATGAGAGAAAGAGGAGTTGAATTTGTTGATGGTTCAGCACCGGGTTTTGCCGCGTGTGTTGGAGCAGCACCTACAAATGAAATAGCGGTAAAAATAGCACGAGAACTTCAAGAAAAAAATATCTATGTCTTTATGTCAGCTTCAACTGATGGAAAAAACATGGCTGAGCAACTTAAAGAAGAAGGCGTTCAGATGGGATGGGAAACCCGTCTGGTTCCCTTTGGTAAAGATGTTACCGCGACCGTCTTTTCCGCGGGGTTTGCAACTCGCGCCGCGCTTTCTTTTGGCGGAGTTAAACCCGGAGATTTTAGGAAAGTGTTACTCTACAACAAAAATAGGATTTTTGCCTTTGTTCTGGCTTTAGGAGAGGTCGATGATGAAAAATATGCTCAAGCGGTGGGAGCTGTAAATTTTGGTTTTCCAACTATTGCTGATACTAATATTCCTCAAATTCTCCCAACAGGAGTTTGTACTTACGAGCATGTTGTGTCAAATGTTCCCCACGATAAATTAGTAGAAAGAGCAATTGAAGTAAGAGGGCTTAAGGTTCAGGTTACCAAGATTGATATTCCCGTTTCTTTTGGCTCTGCTTTTGAGGGAGAAAGAATTAGAGGGGAAGATACCTACGTAGAATTTGGTGGAACAAAGACACGTGCCTTTGAATTCTTGAGGATGAAAGAGATGGATGAGGTGGAAAATGGCAAAATCGAGGTAGTTGGCAAAGATATAGACGAAATCAAGGAGGGCGAACGGCTTCCTCTTAGTATAGTAATAGATGTTGCTGGTAGAAAAATGCAGGAAGATTTCGAATCAGTTTTAGAAAGACAAGTTCACCATATGATTAATGGTGCTGAAGGTATATTTCATATGGGGCAGCGCGATATCATCTGGGTAAGGGTTAGTAAGAAAGCTAAAAATGTTGGCTTTAAATTTCATCATTTTGGGAAGATACTTATCGCGAAGCTTGCCGCGGATTACCCCGCAATTGTGGATAAGGCTCAAGTTACAATCTACACCGATCTTGAAAAGGTTGACCAGATGTTGGAGGAAGCTCGAAAAGCATACCATCACAGGGATGAAAGGGTGCGGGGGATGACCGATGAGAGCGTTGATACTTTTTATTCCTGTACCTTATGTCAGAGTTTTGCTCCAAACCACGTCTGCATAATTACTCCCGAGAGATTAGGGCTTTGTGGGGCGTATAACTGGCTTGATGGCAAGGCAGCCTATGAGATTAATCCGACGGGGCCTAACCAGCCGGTTAAAAAAGGTGAAACGATAGATGCAGTTAAAGGTCAATGGAAAAATGTCAATGAGTTTGTCTTTACGAAATCTAATCAGTCTCTTGAGCATTTCAACGCCTATTCTATGATGGAGGATCCAATGACTTCGTGTGGTTGTTTCGAGTGCGTGGTGGCGGTTCTCCCAACGACTAACGGGATCATGATAGTAAATAGGGAGTTTCCCGGAATGACGCCCTGCGGAATGAAATTTTCAACCTTAGCTGGGACCGTAGGTGGTGGTGTCCAGCTTCCCGGGTTTATCGGGATAGGCCGTCAATATATAATGAGCAAGAAATTTATTTCTGCCGATGGGGGTTTAAAGAGGATTGTCTGGATGCCTAAGGAGTTGAAGGATACTCTTCGTTCGGAATTTCAAAAACGTGCAGAAGAAGAAGGTGACCCTAATTTCATCGATAAGATTGCCGATGAAACAGTGGGAACTACTGAGGAAGAAGTTCTGGCGCATATGCAGAAAGTTGGACATCCGGCCTTAGAGATGTCCCCAATGTTCTAATCAGCCCCCAGCATCCAGCCACCAGGGGCCAGAAGTATTACGTATTGCCTGGAAGCTGACGACTGATAGCTGGTAGCTAAAATCGACTAAAAGGAGATTTATGTATGGCTTTAACTGGACTTGATATTTATAAAAAATTACCTCAAAAAAATTGTGGTGAATGTGGGATACCTACTTGTCTCGCTTTTGCTATGAAACTTGCGGTGGGGCAGACACAGTTGGATGCGTGTCCATATGTTTCCGAGGAGACTAAAACTGAATTATCCGAAGCTTCGGCTCCCCCCATACGTCTTATCACAGTGGGCACGGGCGACAAAGCTTTAAAGATTGGGGAGGAAGCTGTGCTCTTCCGTCACGAGAAGACTTTTTATCACCAACCGGGTCTGGCAATTCTTGTTGACGATGGAATGGATGAAGCAGTGATTGATGAAAAACTTGCGCAGTTAAAAAGCTCTCAATTTGAGAGAGTAGGCCAGTTTCTTCGAGCTGATTTGGTGGCCGTTAAATCATCTTCAAATGATTCGGCTAAATTTGTGACGCTTGTTAAAAAAGCTATGGGAACCGAGTTCCCACTGGTATTAATTAGTGAAAACTCTGAAATAATGAAGGCCGCTCTTTCAGTTTGTGTTCAAACTAAACCTCTTCTTTATGCGGCAAATGAAAACAATTTTGAGCAGATGGCCGCTCTTGCTAAAGAGAGCAATTGTCCGTTGGTGGTTGCGGCTAAAGATCTTGGGGCTCTTTCTGACTTAGTAGAAAAAGTAACAGCTAAAGGAGTTAAAGATATAATTCTTGATCCTGGCTCAAGAACAATAAAAGATAGTTTGAAGGATGCAGTATTTATAAGGCGAGCAGCCTTAAAGAAAAAATTTAAACCTCTTGGCTACCCAATTATTACTTTTCCTTGTGAAATGTATGACGACCCTTATATGGAAGCAGTGGCTGCCGGGGTTGGGATAATGAAATATGCGGGAGTTATCGTGGTTAGCGATCTTGAATCCTGGAAGGCACTTCCTTTGTATGTTTTGCGCCAAAACATCTACACCGATCCTCAAAAACCCATGCAAATTGACGAGGGGATTTATCCTATTGGAGAGCCAGATGAAAATTCGCCCGTGCTTCTTACCACAAATTTTTCCTTAACTTATTTTACTGTTTCGGGTGAGGTGGAGGCCAGTAAGGTTTCATCCTGGATTTGCATAATGGACGTAGAAGGATTATCTGTTTTAACTGCTTGGGCTGCCGGTAAGTTTATACCTGAAAATATTGGTCCGTTTATGAAGCGTTGCGGAATTACCGACAAAGTTAAACATCGCAAGATAGTAATCCCGGGATATGTGGCTCAGATAAGTGGGGAGTTGGAGGAAGAGCTTCCTGATTGGGAAATACAAGTTGGACCGCGAGAAGCCGGGGATATACCATCCTATCTTAAAAACTGGAGCGCTTAGCCTCAACAAATCTAAAAGGAATGGGCGATATGAGCTTAAAAGATGTGGCCATTATTGGTGGAGGTGTTGCCGGCATAAGTGCGTCCTTGGTCTTAGCCGATATTGGTTTTGCGGTTCACATAATTGAAAGGGACGTTCAACTGGGTGGGCATGCGGTAAATTTTGCCTGTAAAGCTACGGATAAATGCAGTAAGTGTCTGGTCTGTTTAGCTGACGAGCTTGTCCTAAAAGCATTTCAACATCCTAAAATAAAAGTTTTAACTGGCTCTGAGGTGACGTCTTTTTCGGGCAAATCTGGGAATTTTGAGCTGCAAATTTCTCAAGCTATCGGAGAAGAGTCGCTTTTTAAAGAACTGATATTAAAAGTTGGAGCCGTTGTTATTGCCACGGGTTTTATGCCTTTTAATGCGGAAGAGAAAAAGGAATACGGGTATGGCAAATATAAAAATGTAATTACTGCTCTGGAACTTGAGAAAGACTTGCGTCTAACCGGAAAAGTTTTGAGGCCCACCGATGGAGCAATCCCAAAGAAAATTGCTTTTTTCCAGTGCGTCGGGAGCAGAGATGAGAGTATAGGCCGGGGCTATTGTTCTAAAGTGTGTTGTCCGTATGCGCTTAGACTTTCAAAGCTCATTAAATCGGAAATTCCTGAATCGGATGTTACGATTTTTTATATGGATGTTCAACCAGCGGGCAAATGTTTTAATAAATTTCGCCAGGAGTGCGAGGAGCTTGGGATACATTTTGTGAGAAATCTGCCCTCAAAAGTTTACGGTTATGTTGATTCGGATTTTCTGCGGGTTAAAAGCTTAAGTGGTGATAAGGGCGAGGTTGTTCAAAATGAATTTGATCTCGTAGTTTTGTCTGTTGGGATGTCTCCCCAGAGCGATGCAAGGTTTTTGGCCGATACTTTTGGGGTCAGTCTCGATAGATACGGATTTTTTGAGGGACAGGGATTTCGGGTTAACCTTTCGAATGTTCCCGGAATTTTTCTTGCCGGAGCGTGTCAGGGACCGAAAGACATCGAAGAGTCAATAGTTCACGGAAAAGCAGCAGCAGTAGAAGTTGCCAGGATGTTGAGGGTGTAATGGAAAAGGAAGTTTCCAAAATAGGCATATTTATTTATGACTGTGAAAGTAAGCTTAAGAACATTTTAAGCACCGATGAAGCATGCTCAAAACTTGAGGGTTTAGGATTTGTTTGTTTTAAAAGTCTTACTCCGCGTTTTACCGAAGTAATGTGTGATTTTGAAAAATATTTAAAGGATAACGAGGTTTCTAAGATAGTAGTTGCCGGTTGCAACCCTCGCCCCAAAAAACAAATTTTTAAAAACTCTTTAAAAAAAATGGGCCTGAATCCTTATTTGGTGAACTTTGTCAATCTTAATGAAGTAATTGGTTATAAAGAGAAAAAGAGAGCCACAGAAAAAGCCGTTAATTTAGTAGTTCGGGCAGCGAAATGGATTAAGATGCAGGAACCTATTGGGACTCAAAAAGTTTTGTTAAATCAAAAAGTTCTTGTTCTCGGAAGTGGAATTGCCGGGATTGAAACAGCTCTTATTTTAGCCGAAGGGGGTTTGGACACGATTTTAATAGAAGAAACCTCTCATCTCGGTGGGGGAGCGGTTGCGATTGAAAACCTAAAAAGTCTTGTCGAGAGCAAAATCGAGGCGCTAACTAACGAAAAAAAAGTAAGGATTATTAATTCCTCATATTTAGTTGATTTGAATGGCCACGCAGGAAAATTTATTGCAAGAGTTGATGGTAAGCAAAAATTGACGGTTGAAGTTGGAGCAATTGTTGTCGCAACTGGGTATAAACCGATTTTGCCTGTTCAAGAGCTTGGTGAAAATCCTGACTCTTTGATTATCGGGCAGAAAGATATGGGGAATAGATTGTCCTTAGGTAAAAATATACCTCAGCGTGTCTGTTTTTTAATCGATTTAGTCGATGAAGATTTAAAGATATCGACTCAGGCTCTTTTGAAGCAAGCTTTAACTGTTAAAGAAAAGTTTGGTTCTGACGTAATTTGTTTTTGCAGAGATTTAAAAGTTTCGTTTGATGGTGGGGAGGAGTTGTATAAGAAAGCTCGGGAAGCCGGCGTATTGTTTTTTAAGTATGCTGAAAAACCAGAAATTAAGCTTTCATACAACACTGTTGAAGTTCATTTAATAAACGAAGATTACCCTTACGAAAAATTGATTTTTGAAAGCGATTTATTAGTTGTGGGCGAGAAGGCAGTACCTGGTAAAAAATTTGAAGAGTTAGCTAAATTGCTCTCGGTTAATCTTGATTCAAAGGGATTCTTTCAAGAGGAAAACGTGAAACTGTTGCCTACATTTTCCTCTAAGCGTGGGGTATTTTTTGTCGGTGGATGTCGTTTTCCACAAAATATAGAAGAGACGTTTTCCGAAGCAAGGGGCACGGCGGGAGAGGTTCTCTCGTTTCTATCAAAAGGAGAAATTGAACTGGATTTAACATCCGCGAAAATAAATCCGGATAAGTGTGTTCTTTGTCTTACTTGTATTAGAACTTGCCCTCATGGAGCGATAGTTGTTGATTATGAAGAAGAAACGGCAAAAGTGATTCCG
The Candidatus Oleimmundimicrobium sp. DNA segment above includes these coding regions:
- the acsB gene encoding acetyl-CoA decarbonylase/synthase complex subunit alpha/beta — encoded protein: MSKIIASAAIRGAHKIAKRAEENLKGALEKYGPDKKVEFPNTGYYLPVIYGITGMAVSTLGDMEKVLAYSKSLLPPVPSEKVWLPYLAPALDAGMATLFMDEIIEAIKYVESPPYTVSSKPTDSNLWLGAADDVIMRERGVEFVDGSAPGFAACVGAAPTNEIAVKIARELQEKNIYVFMSASTDGKNMAEQLKEEGVQMGWETRLVPFGKDVTATVFSAGFATRAALSFGGVKPGDFRKVLLYNKNRIFAFVLALGEVDDEKYAQAVGAVNFGFPTIADTNIPQILPTGVCTYEHVVSNVPHDKLVERAIEVRGLKVQVTKIDIPVSFGSAFEGERIRGEDTYVEFGGTKTRAFEFLRMKEMDEVENGKIEVVGKDIDEIKEGERLPLSIVIDVAGRKMQEDFESVLERQVHHMINGAEGIFHMGQRDIIWVRVSKKAKNVGFKFHHFGKILIAKLAADYPAIVDKAQVTIYTDLEKVDQMLEEARKAYHHRDERVRGMTDESVDTFYSCTLCQSFAPNHVCIITPERLGLCGAYNWLDGKAAYEINPTGPNQPVKKGETIDAVKGQWKNVNEFVFTKSNQSLEHFNAYSMMEDPMTSCGCFECVVAVLPTTNGIMIVNREFPGMTPCGMKFSTLAGTVGGGVQLPGFIGIGRQYIMSKKFISADGGLKRIVWMPKELKDTLRSEFQKRAEEEGDPNFIDKIADETVGTTEEEVLAHMQKVGHPALEMSPMF
- the acsC gene encoding acetyl-CoA decarbonylase/synthase complex subunit gamma, whose protein sequence is MALTGLDIYKKLPQKNCGECGIPTCLAFAMKLAVGQTQLDACPYVSEETKTELSEASAPPIRLITVGTGDKALKIGEEAVLFRHEKTFYHQPGLAILVDDGMDEAVIDEKLAQLKSSQFERVGQFLRADLVAVKSSSNDSAKFVTLVKKAMGTEFPLVLISENSEIMKAALSVCVQTKPLLYAANENNFEQMAALAKESNCPLVVAAKDLGALSDLVEKVTAKGVKDIILDPGSRTIKDSLKDAVFIRRAALKKKFKPLGYPIITFPCEMYDDPYMEAVAAGVGIMKYAGVIVVSDLESWKALPLYVLRQNIYTDPQKPMQIDEGIYPIGEPDENSPVLLTTNFSLTYFTVSGEVEASKVSSWICIMDVEGLSVLTAWAAGKFIPENIGPFMKRCGITDKVKHRKIVIPGYVAQISGELEEELPDWEIQVGPREAGDIPSYLKNWSA
- a CDS encoding FAD-dependent oxidoreductase; the protein is MSLKDVAIIGGGVAGISASLVLADIGFAVHIIERDVQLGGHAVNFACKATDKCSKCLVCLADELVLKAFQHPKIKVLTGSEVTSFSGKSGNFELQISQAIGEESLFKELILKVGAVVIATGFMPFNAEEKKEYGYGKYKNVITALELEKDLRLTGKVLRPTDGAIPKKIAFFQCVGSRDESIGRGYCSKVCCPYALRLSKLIKSEIPESDVTIFYMDVQPAGKCFNKFRQECEELGIHFVRNLPSKVYGYVDSDFLRVKSLSGDKGEVVQNEFDLVVLSVGMSPQSDARFLADTFGVSLDRYGFFEGQGFRVNLSNVPGIFLAGACQGPKDIEESIVHGKAAAVEVARMLRV
- a CDS encoding 4Fe-4S binding protein, translated to MEKEVSKIGIFIYDCESKLKNILSTDEACSKLEGLGFVCFKSLTPRFTEVMCDFEKYLKDNEVSKIVVAGCNPRPKKQIFKNSLKKMGLNPYLVNFVNLNEVIGYKEKKRATEKAVNLVVRAAKWIKMQEPIGTQKVLLNQKVLVLGSGIAGIETALILAEGGLDTILIEETSHLGGGAVAIENLKSLVESKIEALTNEKKVRIINSSYLVDLNGHAGKFIARVDGKQKLTVEVGAIVVATGYKPILPVQELGENPDSLIIGQKDMGNRLSLGKNIPQRVCFLIDLVDEDLKISTQALLKQALTVKEKFGSDVICFCRDLKVSFDGGEELYKKAREAGVLFFKYAEKPEIKLSYNTVEVHLINEDYPYEKLIFESDLLVVGEKAVPGKKFEELAKLLSVNLDSKGFFQEENVKLLPTFSSKRGVFFVGGCRFPQNIEETFSEARGTAGEVLSFLSKGEIELDLTSAKINPDKCVLCLTCIRTCPHGAIVVDYEEETAKVIPLACQSCGICASECPVMAIELPLYTNAQIIGQLSDVVGEAG